One Streptomyces fagopyri DNA window includes the following coding sequences:
- a CDS encoding HAD family hydrolase, whose protein sequence is MAHLHLFDLDGTLLYGSSASLEISRQIGLEAETIAIEEAISTGRIGPPEYATQVHALWTQLTDAHVAEAFEQAPWLSGIEEVWAEIRGNGDYCAVVSLSPSFFVERLTRWGAHAAYGSRFPALPFTEPVDLGGILSAAAKVQIANRLCEEFGVRPADCVAYGDSFSDKDLFEAVPVSVAVNAHPQLAGIATHSYMGRSLWDAYALVRQAL, encoded by the coding sequence ATGGCACACCTTCATCTCTTCGACCTCGACGGAACGCTGCTGTACGGGAGTTCCGCGTCCCTGGAGATCTCGCGACAGATCGGCCTGGAGGCCGAGACGATCGCGATCGAGGAAGCAATCTCGACAGGACGCATCGGTCCGCCGGAATACGCCACGCAGGTACACGCCTTGTGGACGCAACTCACGGACGCGCATGTCGCCGAGGCCTTCGAGCAAGCGCCCTGGCTGTCCGGCATCGAAGAGGTGTGGGCCGAGATCAGAGGAAACGGCGACTACTGTGCCGTCGTCTCGCTCTCGCCCTCCTTCTTCGTCGAGCGGCTGACGAGGTGGGGAGCGCATGCGGCATACGGCTCGCGCTTCCCGGCCCTGCCCTTCACCGAGCCCGTCGATCTCGGCGGCATTCTCAGCGCCGCGGCGAAGGTGCAGATCGCGAACCGTCTCTGTGAAGAGTTCGGGGTGAGGCCGGCCGACTGCGTCGCCTACGGCGACTCGTTCTCGGACAAGGATCTGTTCGAGGCGGTGCCGGTGTCCGTCGCCGTCAACGCGCACCCGCAACTGGCCGGTATCGCCACGCACTCCTACATGGGGCGGAGCCTGTGGGATGCCTATGCATTGGTCCGACAGGCCCTGTAA
- a CDS encoding NUDIX domain-containing protein: MTVRPVVKRTARAILLDGDDLILIKRTKPGVDPYWLTPGGGVEPEDTTVVDALHREVHEELGAKVTDVVPCFVDTVEHIGDDGGATGVKVQHFFVCHLESMDPALRHGPEMDEPCGEYEIVRVPFTRVGIASVHLVPLSLRHYLDGNIEGVRAMHAPDLG, translated from the coding sequence ATGACCGTCCGACCCGTGGTCAAGCGCACCGCCCGTGCCATCCTGCTCGATGGCGACGACCTGATTCTGATCAAACGCACCAAGCCGGGTGTCGATCCCTACTGGCTCACACCGGGTGGCGGGGTCGAACCGGAGGACACGACCGTCGTCGACGCACTGCACCGTGAGGTCCACGAGGAACTCGGCGCCAAGGTCACCGATGTGGTGCCCTGCTTCGTCGACACCGTCGAGCACATCGGCGACGACGGCGGCGCCACCGGCGTGAAGGTGCAGCACTTCTTCGTCTGCCACCTGGAGTCCATGGATCCGGCCCTGCGACACGGCCCCGAGATGGACGAGCCCTGCGGCGAGTACGAGATCGTGCGGGTGCCCTTCACCCGGGTCGGTATCGCCTCCGTCCACCTCGTTCCGCTGTCCCTGCGCCACTATCTCGACGGGAACATCGAAGGCGTACGGGCCATGCACGCGCCCGACCTGGGCTGA
- a CDS encoding LysR family transcriptional regulator, producing the protein MDLALLRTFVTVHRAGSFTRAAALLGLSQPAVTSQIRTLERQLGRPLFLRQARGVTPTTIGDELAHKAAPHLDALVEIAEVGLDEDSSLRTLHLAGPPEFTAERALPALTGLTGDNGQGFALRASFGNAEETLEGLAAGHHDLAITTARPRGALLTATPLCDEEHVLVAAPRWAARISPGKLRRKGSPVLDNFPVIEVHESLPLVARYWASVFDSRPAASGTVVVPDLRAVLACAATGAGLAVLPRYLCAESLERGDVVALLDPVVPPLRTYFLVVRTGTLAMPHIARAYEWLLHAAADWT; encoded by the coding sequence ATGGATCTGGCCCTGCTGCGGACGTTCGTGACCGTGCACCGGGCCGGTTCCTTCACTCGCGCCGCCGCACTGCTCGGCCTCTCCCAGCCTGCCGTCACCTCGCAGATCCGCACCCTGGAGCGGCAATTGGGCAGGCCGCTCTTTCTGCGCCAGGCCCGCGGGGTGACGCCCACGACGATCGGGGACGAGCTCGCGCACAAGGCCGCGCCCCATCTCGACGCCCTGGTGGAGATCGCCGAGGTCGGGCTCGACGAGGACTCGTCGCTGCGTACCCTGCACCTCGCCGGGCCTCCGGAGTTCACCGCCGAGCGTGCGCTGCCCGCCCTGACCGGACTGACGGGCGACAACGGACAGGGATTCGCGCTGCGCGCCTCGTTCGGCAACGCCGAGGAGACGTTGGAGGGGCTCGCGGCCGGACACCATGATCTGGCCATCACCACGGCCCGTCCGCGTGGCGCCCTGCTCACCGCGACCCCGCTCTGCGACGAGGAGCACGTCCTGGTGGCAGCTCCGCGCTGGGCCGCCCGCATCAGTCCCGGAAAGCTCCGTCGCAAGGGCTCGCCGGTCCTGGACAACTTCCCCGTGATCGAGGTCCACGAGTCACTCCCGCTCGTCGCCCGCTACTGGGCCTCCGTCTTCGACTCCCGTCCGGCCGCCTCGGGCACGGTGGTCGTCCCCGATCTGCGCGCCGTGCTCGCCTGCGCCGCCACGGGCGCGGGCCTCGCTGTGCTGCCGCGGTATCTGTGTGCCGAGTCCCTGGAACGCGGAGACGTCGTGGCGCTCCTCGACCCCGTGGTGCCTCCCCTGCGCACGTACTTCCTGGTGGTCCGCACCGGCACACTGGCCATGCCGCACATCGCCCGGGCGTACGAATGGCTGCTGCACGCCGCCGCGGACTGGACCTGA
- a CDS encoding cystathionine gamma-lyase: MTSGDFVTGSGDGTRAVRAGLPEPVKHEPTLPGPVFAAHFHLPGDPTGPYTYGRDENPTWTLLERAIGELEGPGQEGVTTLAFPSGMAAISAVLFSQLRAGDVVVLPDDGYQVLPLVREQLTSYGIEVRTAPTAGDAQLDVLDGAKLLWIETPSNPGLDVCDVRRLVGAAHAQGTLVAVDNTLATPLGQRPLELGADFSVASGTKMLTGHGDILLGYVSALDAGLMAPVRRWRKIVGAIPGPMEAWLAHRSLATLQLRADRQNANAMVIAEALRGRPEVTGLRYPGLPEDPSHKIASQQMRRFGCVVSFTLSTRARADRFLDALRLVDDATSFGGVRSTAERRGRWGGDAVPEGFIRLSAGAEDPEDLVADVLRALDESAD; this comes from the coding sequence ATGACGTCAGGGGATTTCGTCACAGGAAGCGGCGACGGCACACGAGCGGTACGGGCGGGGCTGCCCGAACCCGTCAAACACGAGCCGACCCTGCCGGGGCCGGTCTTCGCCGCGCACTTCCATCTGCCGGGCGATCCGACCGGCCCGTACACCTACGGCCGGGACGAGAACCCGACCTGGACGCTCCTGGAGCGTGCCATCGGCGAACTGGAGGGGCCCGGGCAGGAGGGCGTGACCACGCTCGCCTTCCCCTCCGGGATGGCCGCCATCTCGGCGGTGCTCTTCTCGCAGCTGCGGGCCGGCGACGTGGTCGTCCTGCCCGACGACGGCTACCAGGTGCTGCCGCTGGTGCGCGAGCAGCTCACCTCGTACGGCATCGAGGTACGGACCGCGCCGACCGCAGGTGACGCGCAGCTCGACGTCCTCGACGGCGCCAAGCTGCTGTGGATCGAGACCCCGTCGAACCCGGGGCTCGACGTGTGCGACGTCCGGCGGCTCGTCGGGGCGGCCCACGCCCAGGGGACCCTCGTCGCCGTCGACAACACCCTGGCCACCCCGCTCGGGCAGCGCCCGCTGGAGCTGGGAGCCGACTTCTCGGTGGCCAGCGGGACGAAGATGCTCACCGGGCACGGCGACATCCTCCTCGGATACGTCAGCGCGCTCGACGCCGGTCTGATGGCGCCCGTGCGGCGCTGGCGGAAGATCGTCGGGGCGATCCCCGGCCCCATGGAGGCATGGCTGGCCCACCGCTCGCTGGCCACGCTCCAGTTGCGCGCCGACCGGCAGAACGCCAACGCCATGGTCATCGCCGAGGCGCTGCGGGGCCGGCCCGAGGTGACGGGACTGCGCTACCCGGGCCTGCCCGAGGACCCCTCGCACAAGATCGCGTCGCAGCAGATGCGTCGCTTCGGGTGCGTGGTCTCCTTCACCCTGTCCACCCGCGCGCGTGCCGACCGGTTCCTCGACGCGCTGCGTCTGGTGGACGACGCGACGAGTTTCGGAGGGGTGCGGTCCACCGCCGAGCGGCGCGGCCGATGGGGCGGCGACGCGGTGCCGGAGGGCTTCATCCGCCTCTCGGCCGGCGCCGAGGACCCGGAGGACCTGGTGGCGGACGTACTCCGCGCACTCGACGAGTCCGCGGACTGA
- a CDS encoding GlcG/HbpS family heme-binding protein, producing the protein MSTTATAVAPLTIQDAEVLLSAAHRAAEAAGVTVSVTVLDAGGHLLAFRRDDRAVLISGETSTRKAYTALQLNSATADLVDAVQPGGLFHTLPTALDRPLLFIAGGVPVHRDGRLIGAVGVGGGAPEQDHGFAAAAVDALV; encoded by the coding sequence ATGAGCACCACTGCCACCGCTGTCGCCCCACTGACCATCCAGGACGCCGAGGTTCTCCTCTCCGCGGCCCACCGGGCCGCCGAGGCCGCCGGAGTCACGGTCAGCGTCACCGTCCTCGACGCGGGCGGTCATCTGCTCGCCTTCCGGCGCGACGACCGGGCCGTCCTGATCTCCGGCGAGACCAGCACCCGCAAGGCCTACACGGCCCTCCAGCTGAACTCCGCCACCGCCGATCTCGTTGACGCGGTCCAGCCCGGCGGCCTCTTTCACACGCTGCCCACCGCACTCGACCGCCCGCTGCTGTTCATAGCGGGCGGTGTCCCGGTCCACCGCGACGGCCGTCTGATCGGCGCCGTCGGTGTCGGCGGCGGGGCGCCCGAGCAGGACCACGGCTTCGCCGCGGCCGCCGTGGACGCTCTCGTCTGA
- a CDS encoding DUF5326 family protein codes for MREIFNGMPWWVKWIAVPVIALVVFGTVIVSVLTVVISLLFKALVFVALVGGLIYLVRKFTSSSSSRGGW; via the coding sequence ATGCGAGAGATCTTCAACGGTATGCCGTGGTGGGTGAAGTGGATCGCGGTGCCGGTCATCGCTCTGGTCGTGTTCGGCACGGTGATAGTCAGTGTGCTCACCGTGGTGATCAGCCTGCTCTTCAAGGCGTTGGTCTTCGTCGCGCTGGTCGGCGGACTGATCTACCTGGTGCGCAAGTTCACGTCGAGTTCGTCCTCCCGCGGCGGCTGGTGA
- a CDS encoding MFS transporter, translated as MPLALLALAIGAFGIGTTEFVIMGVLPEVAGDFGVSIPTAGLLVTGYALGVVIGAPIMTALGTKVSRKRMLMVLMGLFVLGNLLSAVAPVFGLMLLGRVVASLAHGAFFGIGSVVAAELVAPEKKAGAIAMMFSGLTIANVVGVPLGTLVGQSAGWRVTFAGVAALGVIGLLGVAKLVPEMPKPEGVHLRHELAAFKNVQVLLAMAMTVLGFGGVFAAITYIAPMMTHVTGFADSSVTWLLVLFGLGMVGGNLIGGRFADRALMPMLYTSLGGLAVVLALFTVTAHNKILAAITIALVGALGFATVPPLQKRVLDQAHGAPTLASAVNIGAFNLGNALSAWLGGIVIAGGLGYTAPNWVGAVLAAGALVLAMVSSALERRAGVPGAVLTEGASAERRTAVHP; from the coding sequence ATGCCTCTCGCGCTTCTGGCCCTCGCGATCGGGGCCTTCGGAATCGGAACCACCGAGTTTGTGATCATGGGTGTGCTGCCTGAGGTCGCCGGCGATTTCGGTGTCTCCATCCCCACCGCCGGGCTCCTGGTGACCGGCTACGCGCTCGGCGTCGTGATCGGCGCCCCGATCATGACCGCGCTCGGCACCAAGGTGTCCCGCAAGCGGATGCTGATGGTGCTGATGGGACTCTTCGTCCTCGGTAACCTGCTCTCCGCCGTGGCGCCGGTCTTCGGACTGATGCTGCTGGGCCGGGTCGTGGCCTCTCTCGCCCACGGCGCGTTCTTCGGCATCGGATCGGTCGTCGCGGCCGAGCTGGTCGCGCCGGAGAAGAAGGCCGGGGCGATCGCCATGATGTTCAGCGGGCTCACCATCGCCAATGTCGTGGGTGTCCCCCTGGGCACGCTGGTCGGCCAGTCCGCGGGCTGGCGCGTCACCTTCGCGGGTGTGGCCGCGCTCGGTGTGATCGGCCTGCTGGGCGTCGCGAAACTGGTCCCCGAGATGCCGAAGCCCGAAGGCGTCCATCTCCGCCATGAACTGGCCGCCTTCAAGAACGTCCAGGTCCTGCTGGCCATGGCGATGACCGTGCTCGGCTTCGGCGGTGTCTTCGCGGCCATCACCTACATCGCGCCGATGATGACCCACGTGACCGGTTTCGCCGACAGTTCCGTCACCTGGCTGCTGGTGCTCTTCGGCCTCGGCATGGTCGGCGGGAACCTCATCGGCGGCAGGTTCGCCGACCGGGCGCTGATGCCGATGCTCTACACGTCACTGGGGGGCCTCGCTGTCGTGCTCGCGCTGTTCACGGTGACGGCGCACAACAAGATCCTCGCGGCGATCACGATCGCCCTGGTCGGCGCCCTCGGGTTCGCGACCGTGCCACCGCTCCAGAAGCGTGTCCTCGACCAGGCGCACGGTGCCCCCACCCTGGCCTCGGCCGTGAACATCGGAGCCTTCAACCTCGGGAACGCCCTTTCCGCCTGGCTCGGCGGCATCGTCATCGCCGGGGGGCTGGGCTACACCGCCCCCAACTGGGTCGGCGCCGTGCTGGCCGCGGGTGCCCTCGTCCTCGCGATGGTCTCGTCCGCTCTGGAGCGCCGGGCGGGTGTCCCCGGGGCCGTCCTCACCGAAGGCGCGTCCGCCGAGCGGCGGACCGCTGTCCACCCCTGA
- a CDS encoding phage holin family protein, whose translation MKNFVVKTIANAGALAVAVWVLDKITLTGDSTGKKVGTLLLVALVFGLVNFLVKPVVKILTFPLFILTLGLITLVVNALMLLLTSWLADKLDLSFHVQGFWTAVVGGLIISVVSWALNVVLPDGDDD comes from the coding sequence ATGAAGAATTTCGTAGTCAAGACGATCGCCAACGCCGGGGCCCTGGCCGTCGCCGTATGGGTACTCGACAAGATCACCCTGACGGGCGACAGCACCGGCAAGAAGGTCGGCACGCTGTTGCTCGTCGCGCTGGTCTTCGGACTCGTGAACTTCCTGGTCAAGCCGGTGGTGAAGATATTGACCTTCCCGCTGTTCATTCTCACCCTCGGCCTGATCACCCTCGTGGTCAACGCCCTGATGCTGCTGCTGACCTCGTGGCTGGCCGACAAGCTGGACCTGAGTTTCCACGTCCAGGGCTTCTGGACCGCCGTGGTGGGCGGCCTGATCATCTCGGTGGTGTCCTGGGCGCTGAACGTGGTCCTTCCTGACGGCGACGACGACTGA
- a CDS encoding globin domain-containing protein produces the protein MFEARHSMDAPTTTSADNGTSGGNGGSGWFTPRKEPEPTPADTERETEGASRLAALRPVGRSTETGPAEDSSQRHGRRTGEETGAQTRISALEDAVPTAASQKASEAVQDAVAPFRASVTPEPRTASPAEARVGRSPVPSQPGPVPIRPSVPVGRPAAVAEPSPDAVLIRRTMAEVGSVADKVTSYFYALLFVRHPELRSLFPAAMDTQRDRLLKALLTAAEHIDNTAVLVDYLQNLGRGHRKYGTRPEHYPAVGECLIGSLSRFASAIWDAETEAAWVRAYTTISQVMIDAAASDELRAPAWWYAEVVAHDLRTPDVAVVTVRPDQPYPFLAGQYTSLETPWWPRIWRHYSFASAPRSDGLLSFHVKAVPAGWVSNALVHRARPGDIIRLGPPAGSMTVDHSSDNGLLCLGGGTGIAPIKALVEDVAEHGERRPVEVFYGARTDHDLYDIDTMLRLQQSHPWLAVRPVVDHQAHLHLPDAVREYGPWNEYDAYLSGPPGMIRSGMDALRDAGIPSDRIRHDSVEELVGAGD, from the coding sequence ATGTTCGAGGCGAGGCACAGTATGGACGCTCCGACCACCACGTCGGCCGACAACGGCACTTCCGGAGGAAATGGCGGGAGCGGCTGGTTCACGCCGCGCAAGGAACCCGAACCGACACCCGCCGACACGGAGCGGGAGACCGAAGGGGCCAGCCGACTGGCCGCGTTGCGCCCCGTGGGCCGCTCCACGGAGACCGGGCCGGCAGAGGACAGCTCCCAGAGGCACGGGCGACGTACAGGCGAGGAGACGGGCGCACAGACGCGAATATCCGCTCTTGAGGACGCGGTGCCCACCGCCGCGAGCCAGAAAGCTTCCGAAGCCGTCCAGGACGCTGTCGCGCCCTTCCGTGCCTCGGTGACGCCGGAACCCCGGACCGCGTCTCCCGCAGAGGCCCGCGTGGGCCGGAGTCCCGTCCCCTCGCAACCGGGACCGGTGCCGATCCGTCCGTCGGTGCCCGTGGGGAGGCCCGCCGCCGTCGCGGAACCGTCCCCGGACGCCGTGCTCATCCGTCGGACCATGGCCGAGGTCGGCTCCGTCGCCGACAAGGTCACCTCGTACTTCTACGCGCTGCTCTTCGTACGGCACCCGGAACTCCGGTCGCTGTTCCCCGCCGCGATGGACACCCAGCGGGACCGGCTGCTCAAAGCGCTGCTGACCGCCGCCGAACACATCGACAACACCGCGGTTCTCGTCGACTATCTGCAGAACCTCGGTCGTGGTCACCGCAAGTACGGGACCCGGCCCGAGCACTACCCGGCCGTCGGCGAGTGCCTCATCGGCTCGCTCAGCCGGTTCGCCTCGGCGATCTGGGACGCCGAGACCGAGGCGGCCTGGGTGCGCGCGTACACGACCATCTCCCAGGTCATGATCGACGCGGCGGCCTCCGACGAACTGCGTGCCCCGGCCTGGTGGTACGCCGAGGTGGTCGCGCACGATCTCAGGACCCCTGACGTCGCCGTCGTCACCGTCCGACCCGACCAGCCGTATCCTTTCCTCGCCGGGCAGTACACGAGCCTGGAGACGCCGTGGTGGCCCCGGATCTGGAGGCACTACTCGTTCGCCTCCGCGCCCCGGTCCGACGGACTGCTGTCCTTCCATGTGAAGGCGGTTCCGGCGGGGTGGGTCTCCAACGCCCTGGTGCACCGCGCGCGTCCCGGCGACATCATCAGACTCGGGCCGCCTGCCGGATCGATGACCGTCGATCACAGCAGCGACAACGGGCTGCTCTGCCTGGGCGGCGGCACCGGCATCGCGCCCATCAAGGCGCTGGTCGAGGATGTCGCGGAGCACGGAGAGCGGCGCCCGGTCGAGGTCTTCTACGGTGCCCGCACCGATCACGACCTGTACGACATCGACACGATGCTGCGCCTTCAGCAGAGCCATCCGTGGCTCGCCGTCCGCCCGGTCGTCGACCACCAGGCGCATCTCCACCTGCCCGACGCCGTGCGCGAGTACGGACCGTGGAACGAGTACGACGCCTATCTCTCCGGGCCGCCGGGCATGATCCGCAGCGGGATGGACGCGCTGAGGGACGCCGGCATCCCGTCGGACCGTATCCGCCACGACTCGGTCGAGGAACTCGTCGGGGCCGGCGACTGA
- a CDS encoding MarR family winged helix-turn-helix transcriptional regulator, translating into MTATDPALTALAQGWCALSLLHGRIEAHIERALQAGHDLSVREYSLLDVLSRQHDGEGGHLQMKQVADAVVLSQSATTRLVTRLEDRGLLSRYLCPTDRRGIYTNVSEAGLQLLDEARPTNDAALREALDEAAENPALAPLVRVVESVSVPAQTQHGRLSTPV; encoded by the coding sequence ATGACAGCCACGGACCCCGCACTCACCGCCCTCGCACAAGGGTGGTGCGCCCTCTCCCTGCTGCACGGGAGGATCGAGGCCCACATCGAGCGCGCCCTACAGGCCGGGCACGACCTGAGCGTGCGGGAGTACTCCTTGCTCGACGTGCTCAGCCGGCAGCACGACGGCGAGGGCGGCCATCTGCAGATGAAGCAGGTCGCGGACGCGGTCGTGCTCAGCCAGAGCGCCACCACCCGGCTCGTCACCCGGCTCGAGGACCGCGGTCTGCTGTCCCGCTACCTCTGCCCGACCGACCGCCGCGGCATCTACACGAACGTCAGCGAGGCGGGGCTCCAACTGCTCGACGAGGCGCGCCCCACCAATGACGCCGCCCTGCGCGAGGCGCTCGACGAAGCGGCCGAGAACCCCGCGCTGGCACCGCTGGTCCGTGTCGTGGAGTCGGTGAGCGTGCCCGCACAGACCCAGCACGGACGGCTTTCTACCCCTGTATAG
- a CDS encoding cupin domain-containing protein, translating to MKAFRLDELEAERAANDGAYLQFLWERNMSVGLYALDAGERDSQQPHQQDEVYFVASGRAAITVGLETTQVARGSIVYVPAGVAHKFHHITEDLRVLVMFSPPES from the coding sequence ATGAAGGCATTCCGGCTGGACGAACTGGAGGCGGAGCGCGCCGCCAACGACGGCGCCTATCTGCAGTTCCTGTGGGAGCGGAACATGTCGGTCGGCCTGTACGCCCTCGACGCCGGTGAGCGCGACTCCCAGCAGCCCCACCAGCAGGACGAGGTGTACTTCGTGGCGAGCGGCCGGGCCGCGATCACGGTCGGCCTGGAGACCACGCAGGTGGCGCGCGGCAGCATCGTCTACGTCCCCGCGGGCGTCGCGCACAAGTTCCACCACATCACCGAGGACCTGCGAGTCCTGGTGATGTTCTCTCCGCCGGAGAGCTGA
- a CDS encoding low molecular weight protein-tyrosine-phosphatase, whose amino-acid sequence MSYRVCFVCTGNICRSPMAESVFRARVEEAGLDGVVEVDSAGTGGWHEGDGADSRTVAVLEAGGYGSGHTARRFRAAWFSRLDLVIALDSGHLRDLRRLAPTPEDADKVRLLRSYDPAVGDDPDVPDPYYGRLNDFEACLEMVEAASHGLLAAVQRELEGRAA is encoded by the coding sequence ATGTCCTATCGCGTCTGCTTCGTCTGCACCGGCAACATCTGCCGCTCCCCCATGGCCGAGTCCGTCTTCCGTGCTCGCGTGGAGGAGGCCGGACTCGACGGCGTGGTCGAGGTCGACAGCGCGGGCACGGGCGGCTGGCACGAGGGCGACGGTGCGGACTCCCGCACCGTCGCCGTGCTGGAGGCGGGCGGCTACGGGAGCGGCCACACGGCCCGCCGATTCCGTGCCGCGTGGTTCTCCCGACTCGACCTCGTCATCGCCCTCGACTCCGGCCACCTGCGGGACCTGCGCCGTCTCGCGCCCACCCCCGAGGACGCGGACAAGGTCCGCCTGCTGCGGTCGTACGACCCCGCGGTGGGCGACGATCCGGACGTCCCCGATCCGTATTACGGACGTCTGAACGATTTCGAGGCGTGTCTTGAGATGGTGGAGGCGGCGAGCCACGGACTGCTCGCCGCTGTTCAGCGGGAACTGGAGGGACGGGCGGCATGA
- a CDS encoding GNAT family N-acetyltransferase: MSTPSLPALPIRRLTLRDLTDCADLSEDRGWPREEHKWGLLLTAGKGYGIDAPDGGLVTACVVTEYGTPGRPDLGAIGMVLVAKRYARQGIGRRLMRHVVAEMGLTPLTLHATPYGRPLYEELGFKVTGRAEMVRGHFVLRGPEPQVATRPAGAEDLAGIIRLDTEVFGLDRTHMVTRLPAFSDQLRVVEENGRITGYAAAWPNMDTHVVGPLIARDTETAKALVTSLAACTDRRLRTDIDVRHQELLSWVKECGLESVGFNDVMTYGISEVPGDWTRRFAPLSVAAG; the protein is encoded by the coding sequence GTGTCGACACCTTCTCTCCCTGCTCTGCCCATCCGTCGCCTGACGCTCCGCGATCTCACCGACTGCGCCGACTTGTCCGAGGACCGGGGGTGGCCCCGCGAAGAACACAAATGGGGTCTGCTTCTGACGGCGGGCAAGGGATACGGCATCGATGCCCCGGACGGTGGCCTCGTCACCGCGTGCGTCGTCACCGAGTACGGAACACCGGGGCGGCCCGATCTGGGAGCGATCGGAATGGTGCTGGTGGCGAAGCGGTATGCCCGTCAGGGCATCGGTCGACGGCTGATGCGGCATGTGGTGGCGGAGATGGGTCTCACTCCGCTGACCCTGCACGCGACCCCGTATGGACGACCGCTCTACGAGGAGCTCGGCTTCAAGGTCACGGGCCGCGCCGAGATGGTCCGAGGGCACTTCGTCCTCCGCGGGCCGGAACCGCAGGTCGCCACCCGGCCGGCCGGCGCCGAGGATCTCGCCGGGATCATCCGGCTCGACACAGAGGTCTTCGGCCTCGACCGCACCCATATGGTCACGCGTCTTCCCGCTTTCTCCGACCAGCTGCGCGTCGTCGAGGAGAACGGTCGGATCACCGGATACGCGGCCGCCTGGCCGAACATGGACACCCATGTCGTGGGTCCCCTGATCGCCCGCGACACGGAGACCGCGAAGGCACTCGTCACCTCGCTGGCCGCCTGTACCGACCGCCGGCTGCGTACGGACATCGACGTACGGCACCAAGAACTGCTGTCCTGGGTGAAGGAGTGCGGTCTGGAATCCGTCGGCTTCAATGACGTGATGACGTACGGGATCTCGGAGGTGCCCGGCGACTGGACGCGGCGCTTCGCTCCGCTGTCGGTGGCGGCGGGCTGA
- a CDS encoding IclR family transcriptional regulator, with the protein MPAARTGRLESAPPEPHPTTLIGSVQRAMRLLEAVAAREHGAPAKQLAREAGLALPTAYHLLRTLVHEGYLCREKGLFFLGEAAERLSSSGAQQKRRSTVSDALARWRDSIGAPVYYAVYRDGEIEVMSVADTPGNPAVEEWADFRETGHAHAIGKCLLSQLDESARRDHLDRYPVRSLTPYTVRDNAGLLRRLERTGRMEPVTERQEYALGTVCAALPITAGTTAATMAISLPVHQADRLLPAARQLQGEIGRLLGSLAISISI; encoded by the coding sequence TTGCCGGCCGCGCGCACCGGCCGGCTGGAGTCCGCGCCCCCGGAGCCGCACCCCACGACCCTGATCGGCTCCGTGCAACGCGCGATGCGCCTCCTGGAGGCTGTTGCCGCGCGCGAGCACGGAGCCCCCGCGAAACAGCTCGCCCGGGAGGCCGGGCTCGCGTTGCCCACGGCCTACCACCTGCTGCGCACCCTGGTGCACGAGGGCTATCTGTGCCGGGAGAAGGGCTTGTTCTTCCTCGGTGAGGCCGCCGAGCGGTTGAGCAGCAGCGGAGCCCAGCAGAAACGTCGCAGCACGGTGAGCGACGCGCTCGCCCGGTGGCGCGACTCGATCGGTGCTCCCGTGTACTACGCGGTCTACCGTGACGGCGAGATCGAGGTCATGTCCGTCGCGGACACCCCAGGGAACCCGGCGGTGGAGGAGTGGGCCGACTTCAGGGAGACCGGGCACGCCCACGCGATCGGCAAGTGTCTGCTGTCCCAACTCGACGAGAGCGCGCGCCGGGATCATCTGGACCGCTATCCCGTGCGGTCGCTCACTCCCTACACGGTGCGCGACAACGCCGGCCTGCTGCGGCGTCTGGAGCGGACCGGGCGGATGGAACCCGTCACCGAGCGGCAGGAGTACGCGCTGGGAACGGTGTGCGCCGCACTGCCCATCACCGCGGGAACAACCGCCGCGACAATGGCCATTTCTCTCCCTGTTCACCAGGCTGATCGACTGCTACCGGCGGCACGACAATTGCAAGGTGAGATCGGCAGACTACTGGGGTCACTCGCGATCTCTATCAGCATCTGA